The following proteins come from a genomic window of Macaca fascicularis isolate 582-1 chromosome 8, T2T-MFA8v1.1:
- the TMEM67 gene encoding meckelin isoform X3: protein MNMNSYDFATFDACRLFQFIFENTAGLSTVHSISFWRQNLPWLFYGDQLGLAPQVLSSTSLPTNFSFKGENQNTKLKFVAASYDIRGNFLKWQTLEGGVLQLCPDTETRLNAAYSFGTTYQQNCEIPISKILIDFPTPIFYDVYLEYADENQHQYILAVPVLNLNLQHNKIFVNQDSNSGKWLLTRRIFLVDAVSGRENDLGSQPRVIRVATQISLSVHLVPNTINGNIYPPLITIAYSDIDIKDANSQSVKVSFSVTYEMDHGEAHVQTDIALGVLGGLAVLASLLKTAGWKRRIGSPMIDLQTVMKFLVYYAGDLANVFFIITVGTGLYWLIFFKAQKSVSVLLPMPVQEERFVTYVGCAFALKALQFLHKLISQITIDVFFIDWERPKGKVLKAVEGEGGVRSATVPVSIWRTYFVANEWNEIQTVRKINSLFQVLTVLFFLEVVGFKNLALMDSSSSLSRSPSSYVAPYSRILRYAVSAALWLAIGIIQIVFFAVFYERFIEDKIRQFVDLCSMSNISVFLLSHKCFGYYIHGRSVHGHADTNMEEMNMNLKREAENLCSQRGLVPNTDGQTFEIAISNQMRQHYDRIHETLIRKNGPARLLSSSENTFEQSIKAYHMMNKFLGSFIDHVHKEMDYFIKDKLLLERILGMEFMEPMEKSIFYNDEGYSFSSVLYYGNEATLLIFDLLFFCVVDLACQNFILASFLTYLQQEIFRYIRNTVGQKNLVSKTLVDQRFLI, encoded by the exons ATGAACATGAATTCTTACGACTTTGCCACATTTGATGCATGTCGACTATTTCAGTTTATCTTTGAAAATACTGCTGGACTGAGCACTGttcattctatttcattttg GAGACAGAATCTTCCTTGGCTGTTTTATGGAGACCAGTTAGGATTAGCACCTCAAGTGCTCAGTTCTACCTCTCTTCCTACAAATTTCAGTTTTAAAGGAGAAAACCAG AATACAAAACTGAAGTTTGTTGCTGCTTCCTATGATATAAGAGGAAATTTTCTCAAGTGGCAAACTTTAGAAGGAGGTGTTTTACAG CTTTGTCCAGACACAGAAACAAGGCTAAATGCTGCTTATTCATTTGGAACAACCTACCAACAAAAT tgtgaGATTCCTATCTCTAAGATCTTAATTGACTTTCCCACTCCTATATTTTATGATGTGTACCTTGAATATGCTGATGAAAATCAACATCAATATATTTTGGCTGTGCCTGTGTTAAACCTAAATCTTCAACACAATAAGATATTTGTGAACCAAG acaGCAACTCTGGCAAGTGGCTTCTAACTCGGCGCATTTTCTTAGTGGATGCAGTAAGTGGACGAGAAAATGACTTAGGAAGTCAGCCAAGAGTAATTCGAGTTGCTACCCAAATATCACTGAG cgTCCACCTTGTACCCAACACAATAAATGGAAACATCTACCCTCCCTTAATCACCATTGCCTACAGTGACATTGATATCAAAGATGCCAATAGCCAGTCTGTGAAG GTTTCTTTCTCAGTCACATACGAAATGGATCATGGAGAAGCACATGTCCAGACAGAT attgctttgggtgtATTGGGTGGGCTAGCTGTTTTAGCATCTCTTTTGAAGACAGCAGGATGGAAGAGGCGCATTGGGAGTCCCATGATTGACTTACAG acaGTTATGAAATTCTTGGTGTACTATGCTGGTGATCTGGCCAATGTTTTCTTTATCATCACAGTGGGAACAGGTCTTTACTGGCTTATTTTCTTCAAA gCACAGAAGTCTGTCTCTGTTTTGCTACCAATGCCAGTTCAGGAAGAACGTTTTGTCACTTATGTTGGATGTGCCTTTGCTCTGAAG GCACTACAATTTTTGCATAAGCTCATATCGCAGATTACAATAGATGTATTCTTTATTGATTGGGAGCGACCTAAAGGAAAGGTTCTTAAAGCTGTTGAAG GTGAGGGTGGTGTACGAAGTGCCACTGTTCCTGTAAGCATATGGAGAACATATTTTGTAGCAAATGAATGGAATGAAATTCAGactgtgagaaaaattaattcaCTATTTCAAGTACTTACTGTCCTCTTCTTTTTGGAG GTTGTGGGATTCAAGAACTTGGCATTAATGGACTCATCTTCTAGTCTTTCTAGAAGTCCATCTAGCTATGTAGCTCCTTATAGCCGCATTTTGAGATATGCAGTGTCTGCTGCTCTTTGGCTAGCCATTGGAATTATACAG ATCGTGTTCTTTGCTGTCTTTTATGAGAGATTTATAGAAGATAAAATTCGACAGTTCGTTGATTTATGCTCTATGAGTAAT aTATCAGTGTTTCTATTATCCCACAAATGTTTTGGATATTACATTCATGGTAGATCAGTACATGGGCATGCAGATACTAATATGGAAGAAATGAATATGAACCTTAAAAGAGAAGCG GAAAATTTGTGTAGCCAGCGAGGTTTGGTACCCAACACAGATGGTCAGACTTTTGAGATTGCAATTTCTAACCAGATGAGACAACATTATGACAGAATTCATGAGACACTAATAAGG AAAAATGGTCCTGCTAGACTATTGAGTTCATCAGAAAATACTTTTGAGCAGAGTATAAAGGCATATCATATGATGAATAAATTTCTTGGCTCCTTCATTGACCAT gtTCATAAGGAAATGGATTACTTTATAAAAGATAAGTTGCTTCTTGAAAGAATTCTTGGAATGGAATTCATGGAACCAATGGAAAAAAGCATCTTTTACAATG